In Chelmon rostratus isolate fCheRos1 chromosome 9, fCheRos1.pri, whole genome shotgun sequence, the following proteins share a genomic window:
- the LOC121611678 gene encoding dual specificity protein kinase CLK4-like isoform X2, giving the protein MSEVEVLEQLKSLDLDRRYACVQMLDWFDYHGHVCIAFELLGLSTYDFLKENNFQPFPIEHIRHMAYQIIRAVQFLHKNKLTHTDLKPENILFIDSDYDMEYNPNMKRDERTLKNPDVKIVDFGNATYEHEHHTSVVSTRHYRAPEVILDLGWDHSCDVWSVGCILVEYYLGSTLFQTHDSREHLAMMERVLGPIPTNLLQKTKKQRYVHRCKLDWDIHSSSGRYVRKHCKPLKHYMMSKGEDHQQLFDLIEKMMEYDPAKRLSLEQALRHPFLSCYRKSSSSSSSKSDRSSSSSRRRRSSSSSSKKD; this is encoded by the exons ATGTCTGAGGTAGAGGTGCTTGAGCAGTTGAAGTCCCTCGATTTGGATAGGAGATA TGCTTGTGTGCAAATGCTGGACTGGTTTGACTACCACGGCCACGTTTGTATCGCCTTTGAACTGCTTGGGCTCAGCACCTATGATTTCCTCAAGGAAAACAACTTCCAGCCTTTTCCCATAGAACACATCAGGCACATGGCGTACCAAATCATTCGAGCTGTGCAAT ttctgCACAAGAACAAGCTGACCCACACGGATCTGAAGCCTGAGAATATTCTCTTCATTGATTCAGACTATGATATGGAGTACAACCCTAACATG aAACGGGATGAACGAACATTGAAGAACCCCGACGTGAAAATTGTTGACTTTGGCAACGCCACATATGAACACGAGCACCACACCTCTGTGGTGTCCACACGTCATTACCGTGCGCCTGAGGTCATTTTAG ATCTAGGCTGGGACCATTCCTGTGATGTCTGGAGTGTTGGTTGTATACTCGTTGAGTACTACCTTGGATCTACTCTCTTCCAG ACccatgacagcagagagcaCCTTGCTATGATGGAGAGAGTCCTGGGCCCTATTCCCACAAACCTCCTGCAGAAAACCAA GAAACAGCGGTATGTTCACCGGTGCAAGCTTGACTGGGATATACACAGCTCTTCTGGGAGATATGTCAGGAAACACTGCAAACCCCTAAAG CATTACATGATGTCGAAGGGCGAAgaccaccagcagctgtttgacctGATAGAGAAGATGATGGAGTATGACCCAGCTAAGCGACTCAGTCTGGAGCAGGCCCTCCGACaccccttcctctcctgctaccgcaagagcagcagcagcagcagtagcaaaAGTGAccgtagcagcagcagcagcagaagaagaagaagcagcagcagtagcagcaaaaAGGACTAA
- the LOC121611678 gene encoding dual specificity protein kinase CLK4-like isoform X1 translates to MRHSKRMRSPGVWLDEYSWEERMECRKRRKRDSHSSERENKSRRAHHHHKTYEGQYLETRSLNRRLDSREGRSFDMACDEDSRDGTCKDRELDWHHYSKSSGRSGRSGRSGRSRRSSHRHRDRRRRRSHSCHKSSSRRSHHRRSRKRSRSVEDDDEGHLIYHSGDMLRARYEIVCTLGEGAFGKVVECIDHTNDGARVALKIIKNIDRYREAAMSEVEVLEQLKSLDLDRRYACVQMLDWFDYHGHVCIAFELLGLSTYDFLKENNFQPFPIEHIRHMAYQIIRAVQFLHKNKLTHTDLKPENILFIDSDYDMEYNPNMKRDERTLKNPDVKIVDFGNATYEHEHHTSVVSTRHYRAPEVILDLGWDHSCDVWSVGCILVEYYLGSTLFQTHDSREHLAMMERVLGPIPTNLLQKTKKQRYVHRCKLDWDIHSSSGRYVRKHCKPLKHYMMSKGEDHQQLFDLIEKMMEYDPAKRLSLEQALRHPFLSCYRKSSSSSSSKSDRSSSSSRRRRSSSSSSKKD, encoded by the exons atgCGCCACTCGAAGCGAATGCGCTCCCCAGGTGTCTGGCTCGATGAGTACAGTTGGGAAGAGAGAATGGAGTGTCGCAAACGTAGGAAACGAGATTCACACAGCAGcgaaagagaaaacaaatctaGAAGAGCTCACCATCACCACAAGACATATGAGGG GCAGTACCTGGAAACTCGCAGTTTGAACCGGAGACTGGACTCTCGGGAAGGACGCAGTTTTGACATGGCCTGTGATGAGGACAGTCGTGACGGCACCTGCAAGGACAGAGAGCTGGACTGGCACCACTACAGCAAATCATCTGGGCGTAGTGGGCGCAGTGGTCGGAGTGGTCGCAGCAGGCGAAGCAGTCAcaggcacagagacagaagacgCAGACGTAGCCACTCTTGCCACAAGTCCTCCTCG AGGAGGAGTCATCACCGCAGGAGCAGGAAAAGATCCAGGAGTGTTGAGGATGATGACGAGGGTCACCTCATCTATCACAGTGGAGACATGCTGAGAGCGAGAT ATGAGATTGTGTGTACTCTAGGAGAGGGTGCCTTTGGGAAGGTCGTCGAATGCATTGATCACACTAA tgatGGAGCTCGAGTGGCTCTGAAGATCATTAAAAACATAGACCGCTACCGTGAGGCAGCTATGTCTGAGGTAGAGGTGCTTGAGCAGTTGAAGTCCCTCGATTTGGATAGGAGATA TGCTTGTGTGCAAATGCTGGACTGGTTTGACTACCACGGCCACGTTTGTATCGCCTTTGAACTGCTTGGGCTCAGCACCTATGATTTCCTCAAGGAAAACAACTTCCAGCCTTTTCCCATAGAACACATCAGGCACATGGCGTACCAAATCATTCGAGCTGTGCAAT ttctgCACAAGAACAAGCTGACCCACACGGATCTGAAGCCTGAGAATATTCTCTTCATTGATTCAGACTATGATATGGAGTACAACCCTAACATG aAACGGGATGAACGAACATTGAAGAACCCCGACGTGAAAATTGTTGACTTTGGCAACGCCACATATGAACACGAGCACCACACCTCTGTGGTGTCCACACGTCATTACCGTGCGCCTGAGGTCATTTTAG ATCTAGGCTGGGACCATTCCTGTGATGTCTGGAGTGTTGGTTGTATACTCGTTGAGTACTACCTTGGATCTACTCTCTTCCAG ACccatgacagcagagagcaCCTTGCTATGATGGAGAGAGTCCTGGGCCCTATTCCCACAAACCTCCTGCAGAAAACCAA GAAACAGCGGTATGTTCACCGGTGCAAGCTTGACTGGGATATACACAGCTCTTCTGGGAGATATGTCAGGAAACACTGCAAACCCCTAAAG CATTACATGATGTCGAAGGGCGAAgaccaccagcagctgtttgacctGATAGAGAAGATGATGGAGTATGACCCAGCTAAGCGACTCAGTCTGGAGCAGGCCCTCCGACaccccttcctctcctgctaccgcaagagcagcagcagcagcagtagcaaaAGTGAccgtagcagcagcagcagcagaagaagaagaagcagcagcagtagcagcaaaaAGGACTAA